The Quercus robur chromosome 3, dhQueRobu3.1, whole genome shotgun sequence DNA segment AAATGATGAGATTTTCTTTGTTCAAGTACAAAAAGCAATTGTTCAACGATAATAGCCATAGAATGGCTGGGGCTGAGACATTATCTCTTGAGTTTCCAAATGTGGAACAAAAttcacttttttcattttttttttttttggagtcaaacacatttttatcGAGATTTCTTAATTTGGTGTTGGTTTTGTTCCATCAACAGAGATTAACACCTTTGTCTTGAAGGGACAATAGATTTTATAAAAGAAGTTTATTCAAATGAGTTCATTACTTACAAAGACGAAACCTCGACAATTGtgggatgaaaaaaatataggatCCATGGATGAATGTGTTCATTTAATATTTGTAGGATTGGCTTCTTGTACTACACTATGGAAAAGCTAGTTACGAATTAGAATTTGTTTAGCACGGTTTATCATgaggaagaaaataataataaattcatcttaTATTGTTGAAAATAATGGGATGGAATGATTGGTTAGACATCAAAAGGATGACTTCAAATCAAGGTTAGACCTCATAATAAATTCAAGAACATAGTGATAGCTTATGTGGTAGTGATGTGGGTGGCATGCATAATTTATTTATGTCTCCAAGTATTGCCTAAAGGAATAGCTACTATGGGAGATTTATTATGAGGATGATATATAGTGCTTGAAATAAAAACGGGactttaaagaaataataataataataataataataatatttgttagtattttgaatacaggagatttttttttgggggggggggggggggggggggtggggggggagggggggggggtgaagaAACATTAAAATTTCTAAGAATTTTACTATGGAGGAGATAATAAttggtaaattttatttaatgaaaattggtGGTTGATCATAATTTTGATGGGAGATGCTAATTTTTGTTCGTTTTTTGTATATGTTTATTGAAGTAGCTAGTCAATTAATTAGTTTACTCAttagagtttaaaattttgataacatCTCTATTTAATCTGTTCTGTTGTGTGTTTATCAAAGTCAAATAATTTTGCGTACAATATTTTATACATTATAAACTAttctagtattaaaaaattacaatttgtatatttttattttcagtcataaactaaatttttttatgatgttctcagtttttgtgtttgttgtaTGGTGTAGATCCTTGCACTACTGAACGAGATCCCAGCCACGTCGAGGAAATACCAATTTACGATGGCAATGGCTGATAGGATAATGGAAGAGAATGCTAGATTTGGTCACATGGAGCTTCTCCAGATCAATCGGATGACTCTAGCTTCAGCGTTTGCACATACCTCAAATCTTCTATGTGAAACTCTCAAACGCACGGTAACAGACTATGATCATCATGATAACAACAATGGCACATGGAGCACAAGCTTAATCCGAATGCTTCCGATGTGTTCTTACTTGTCTTCCTATATGAAAGGACTTGGTGTTTGCGTAAATGCTATAAGGTCTATGGTAGCAAAAGTTGGGACATGTCATGAGTTACAAAAGAAGGGGCAACTGGGGGGAATAGGCCGTGAGACTGATCAGGGTGAAGTGGAGGAGGTGATGGCAGAGAAACTAGCTCAGGAGTTGTTGTGGATAACAACCAAGGTTAAGGATTATGGGACTGTGGATGATGCTTTGGTGCAATGGAGCTTTGCCTCTGATCTAGCATCTCTCTCCCTCACAACTATTAATGTTAGGGTCCAGGGCTTCATTGTCAAGATCTCAggttatctctctctttctctctctctcttatttccACTCACTTCCCTTACTCCTCTTCTTCACTTTTAtgcaaataaaaattagaacatAACTAAATTATGTGCACAGCtactaaactatatatatatatatatatatacacacacacacaacacagcATTACGACAAATCCCATTTGACTGTATATACTGTAACCAAATATGAATATCCACTTTATATATAGAActattaatttctattttccTCAGCTTAAAGTCCGCTTTTTATTGTAGATAAGGCCACATATGAGGTGAGATTTAGCTTATAGACAAAGTGAACAAAGGAACTCCAATGATAGCTAGTCCAGTGGTAACAATACTCTTAATTTGTATTTCCTAATTTCTGCGATTCAAAACCACCTCCTAtatgttcatcaaaaaaaaaaaaaaaaaaacaacaacaacccacCTCCTATCATCCcctctatttatttataaaaataaaataaaaactcataatGTTTGATCTTATagaaataaaatgttatttattatttattttttaaacgtTTGACGTCCGTGGGAAAATATAGAAATTCTTAACTTAGTTAATATATTCAttaatcttctctctctctctctctcttgtagCCATATTATTTCGAGATCTCATTGGAGAAGACTTGAAAATTTCAAGGCAAGTGAAGTTCAGATTGCTATTGTTTTGGCTACCATTATTTTGCCATGCAAGCAACGGGTTGACATATCCCGTGTTGACAAGGTTTGAAAAGATGGAAGTAGAGAGCGCAATAGATGAAGTACTCTCCAGCTTACCAGCATCGGATCAAGAAGTTATCCTCACAAATTGGCTGCAAGATTTTGCCATAGCAGCTTCAGACTGGCCGaatcttcaattttcttatgATAGATGGTGTCAAACTAGTCGTAAAGTTGTTTCCTAAATTTAATACATGCATTTTGTACTCTAGaacttcaaataaataaatgcatgaCTGCATGCAATCATAATATCTTAAGTTCTCTCTCTTCCATGCTTTGTAGTGAAAGTAAATACCGCCTACCACAatattttactctctctctctctctctctctctctctctctctctctttaatgtaatgaaaaatataaaataagcttatttataaataatatgttGTGTTTACATAGTATAACTTACATCGTGTTCTGCTTTAAATAATATGTTGTGTTTTGACCGTGTGTTTGTGACGTCTGAGTGGAATGAGCTATACCCGGAAGCTCATGTGCTGCACTTGGAGAGAGTGCACTCTGATCATTGTCTTGTTCTGTTGTGTCTTCACAGGCCGCCTTCCACTTTATTTCCCCGACTGTTTCGCTTCCAACCAATTTGGTTATCTCATATCCCTCTTTCCCGCATTTGGTTCGAGATGTTTGGACTAATGCCCCGAACCTCCAATTGGCCATTGATCAATTCAGCTCTAAAGCGAAGGTCTGGAACAAGGATCACTTTGGCAATAtctttcta contains these protein-coding regions:
- the LOC126719607 gene encoding uncharacterized protein LOC126719607, which encodes MGMEADMSIAYGYKTKQPSSLLSSIFMSTANAAAKTLVSVSKTQQTEKWKAMDHMRFMVMLITWLTLWVLRVLMDYLPSSSIPYSPQYLLGFVGSLALPGPSSSSSSSSFPSLDLVVHEGLDGPSVQALGRALSQILALLNEIPATSRKYQFTMAMADRIMEENARFGHMELLQINRMTLASAFAHTSNLLCETLKRTVTDYDHHDNNNGTWSTSLIRMLPMCSYLSSYMKGLGVCVNAIRSMVAKVGTCHELQKKGQLGGIGRETDQGEVEEVMAEKLAQELLWITTKVKDYGTVDDALVQWSFASDLASLSLTTINVRVQGFIVKISAILFRDLIGEDLKISRQVKFRLLLFWLPLFCHASNGLTYPVLTRFEKMEVESAIDEVLSSLPASDQEVILTNWLQDFAIAASDWPNLQFSYDRWCQTSRKAAFHFISPTVSLPTNLVISYPSFPHLVRDVWTNAPNLQLAIDQFSSKAKVWNKDHFGDSVKKVTREAFSSCKIPEFLNQTLVMLIPKCPSSEQLSNYKPISLCNIVYKMITKIIVTRIRPILSNLVSPLQTTFVLGRKGVDTAIIVQEMIYTIFRKKGRYEVMAIKIDFEKAYNRLEWGFIRDTLHLFQFPNQLISLIVSQPPQFQCFSMEVP